From the genome of Delphinus delphis chromosome 8, mDelDel1.2, whole genome shotgun sequence, one region includes:
- the CD59 gene encoding CD59 glycoprotein, translated as MGSKGGFALLGLLFSLAVVCHVGHSLECYSCINPANGCTTTVNCSRNQDACLIVQAVPMKTYYQCWMFDRCNFAAIAKALEEKELKYHCCQKNLCNKSDGTSISGKTALLVILLLVAVWSFCL; from the exons ATGGGAAGCAAAGGAGGGTTCGCCTTGCTCGGGCTCCTGTTCAGCCTGGCTGTCGTCTGCCATGTAG GCCACAGCCTGGAGTGCTACAGCTGTATTAACCCAGCTAATGGCTGCACTACCACTGTCAATTGTTCACGTAATCAAGATGCTTGTCTCATCGTTCAAGCCG TGCCAATGAAAACTTACTACCAGTGTTGGATGTTTGACCGTTGCAATTTCGCAGCCATTGCGAAAGCCTTAGAGGAGAAGGAGCTTAAGTACCACTGCTGCCAGAAGAACCTGTGTAACAAAAGTGACGGGACGAGTATATCAGGGAAAACAGCTCTGCTGGTCATCCTGCTGCTGGTGGCGGTCTGGAGCTTTTGTCTCTAA